A stretch of DNA from Lotus japonicus ecotype B-129 chromosome 4, LjGifu_v1.2:
TTTCACAACAGCTCCCTCATTTGGACACTCAAATCCTTCCCTTTCCTCCACAAAAGTTCATGCTGAAGTGATTTTATCTGAAACACAAGTATAACCATAAAGTTTACAAAACAAATGCTTGTTCAAAAACAAGTAACTAGACATGCTGCAAAGTGTAAATGAATGAACTCAACTAACcattttcctccccaagttaaGCTCCTGGAAAATTAACCACAAACACAACCACTATCAATATCATCACACCCAATTCATCATGTACAATTTTGCAGTTGCAGCTTCTTGATATTGGCTCGTAGCTTCGGCACCTCCGCTCCATTCATTTCAATTATTTTGTTGTTCAATTTTTACTCTGAATcaaggaaaataaaaacaagTCGTGAGGCCTTTGAGACTCAAACAAATGAGTAAAAGCCCAAGCAAGCAGGAAAGGGAGTGAGGGACGTTAGAACAAATCACATTTAGCATTCTAAATAAATAAGAATATTTGATTAGGAGAGAAAGAGAAGCACCTTCATAAGAGTTTGAAGAAGGCAGGTGCTAGAACAACAGAAGACATATATGTAGTTTGTAGAAACTAAACACTGCTTGGCAACACACAACTCTGCTGTATATAAACAAAGTTCTGAAATTTGAAACATGTCAAACTGTGATATAATgtgaaaaaaatatgaaatcaaGAAAACTTCTATGTAGATACTAGTTCTTTTTTACTTATCTTGGGTAGGGGTTCAATATAGCTTTCAGGGATCTCCATCTCCAATAGAGTTTGTGCATTTATGGCCATCGCTGCTTTAAGTACTTGATTCATAAAATCTTTTTGATACTGCAGAAACCTTCTCACCGCATCAGACAAACCCTCTGCAGGAACCTTAGGTGTAGGTAACCACCACTTGtcatcattttttctctttgaaCTATCTTTATCTGCATCATCTGCATCTTTTGATACATAGTAGAACTCATTCTGGTCTTTGAAGTTATCTAGACAATCCTGCTCATCATCAACAATTTGTTTTAAGAGCAAACAACCAATTGAGACATATctatagaaaaataattatcaTTTTGGTTAGTGATCTTACAATAAGCATGTTGTCAAGCTTTCTTAAGGCAGGGATATTCATATGGAGATCCGTTTGTTGTCGCGTAGTCTTAATCTATTCATTCAAAGATGATCAATCATATAGAAACTATCATAGGGACAATAAGGAACATTAGAAAAGTAGGGTGAGTGAGGAGGGTTACCTCCATGCTGGATCCATCTTTTGATTTTTGTTGAGTATGAACCATCTCAACAACATAATCTGTCACTGATAGAAGCCAATCGATTTCCTTTCTCCATCTGCCTTTCCTCTTGGGAAGCATCGGCTCTAGGCACTTTTGTTCAGAAATAACAGCAGCTGGATTCTCAGCAAGAAAACAATGAGAAACTAACAAGAGCTATTTGAAACATTTCTTCTATCAAGAGCTCATGAAAATGGAAGTAACATCATAATGTTTATCCATCATGATTCAAGCAGAAGTCAACATACCAGTAAGGTTTGGGAATGCATTTGACAGTGCCAGAGATGATGAAACACCCTTTCCTCCACTGGACATATCCTCCCCCAATAGCAATTTAACAAATCTCTCCTTCATTTGTTCCATTTCTGAATTGCTGAAGCTTAGTTATATTTATAGACACGAACTGCAAACAACAATTAAAGACTAAACCCAAAACTCATACTTCTCTATGCAATCTTACGGTTCAGTATTTCAAACATTAATAGTGAGGTAAGTAGTGCACGCTAAAATGACAAAACTGCAGATAAACATATAAATAAACAGAACATGTAAGTGTAAGATATAGAGATAGAGCAACAAGATGCATACCTAAAATGACTCAACAATCGATGAAGGATGGTAATGACACGGCAGAGAGAGCGTGACAGAGAACCCTAGCGATGAAGAATGACTGACAAAGAACAACGACTTGCACGGAAATGAATTCGGTGGTTTCCGTGGAGGCCTTGCCCTGTCGAACCCTAAATTAACTATTTGGGGCAGAACAAAAAAGTCATCCTTCTTCCTCCCTTGATAAACCCTTCAGCAGCTGCTGGAAGAGGGCGGCGATTTCTGTTCCGTTCTTCTCTCGCTTCTCCGCCAACATGCGTTCCACTTCCACTCGCTCAGCCGCAATTGCGGCATCCTCCTTTCTCCACGAAGCTTCCTCTGCAGCTCGCTCCATCACAGAATTCTTCGCTGGTGGGAGAGAGGGACAGGTCGATGAAGAGTGGGAGGGAAGGACAGGGAAACGAGAGAGGGACGAGAACAGATCGGAGCTTCGACGGCAGGTCGATGGAGTGTGGAGAGTGGGATAGAGCGTGGGAGGGAGAGCGGCGCAGCAGGGGACAGTGGCGGCACGATGGGCTGCAGCGGTTGGGAGAAGGAGCACAACGGTTGAGAGATTGAGGTAGCAGATCGAGTGGTAGTGGAACAAAAATAAGGGTTTTGGGTTAAGTGAGTGTTCTGCAATCTTACGAaaccaataaataaataacactaAGTCGAATACAATACATAAATCTAACCTGAGCCTAGtggaaattaattttgaaatagcTTAAGGTACCTGGGTTCGAATCTCATGTGGAACAATTTTTAAAtctataattaatttttcactAAATTTTTACAGCGGTTTGATCATAAACGCTATAAATAGTGGAACAAAACATAACCGCTGTTAATAGTAATGGCATTTACAGCGGTTCATATAtcaaccgctgtaaaagcctaTAATCCGCTCCGTGTTTCCGTCTTTACCGCGGCTACAAAAATTAACCGCTGTTAATAGTAatggcttttacagcggtttatatatcaaccgctgtaaaagcctaTAATGCTCTTCGTGTTTCCGTTTTTACAACGGTTGCGAACTCAACCGCTGTAATTTGGGTGTTGTAAAAGCCATTTTCTGGTGTAGTGTTTATAGGCAAAATGGACGTTTTTCTGCTGTGTCGGGCGCTCGAGCGCTCTCCTGGGCGCTCCAGCGCCAGACACAAATTCTGGCAAAAACACCTACTGGTTAACTGGCGCTCAGGCACCAAACAGGGGCGTCTGAGCGCCTGTGCTCGCCATTAAACTCCATTTTAACTCCACTTTATTTCCTTCTTCATGActccaagcctcttgaccttccctTTTCTTCAGTTTTCACCTGCTTattctcatcaaagctcaaggaaaaatatcaagaaactcAAAGGGTAGCACAAAGGCTCCAAGACAAGTGGAAATTACCTAAGACTCCCAATCTTTCCTAAAATGCAATAAAAGTCCCTAAAAGCTATGAAAtcactaaactaatgcaaatgcacaaataaaagtaaaaatgcatgagaatgcatgaaacactacatgagatacacgaaaagactcaaaactagcaaagaaatgaccctaaaatcACTACTATATCCGGGTCGTCACACCACTAtgctcaacgacagctcgccctcgagcgtcactaagattagcttgccctcaagcacaaagaattactcccaacacacatgccaaaagagggatacattttcataaaaccgggggatcaagtgaatgtagtttgttccaagagaaagattcaacaatcaacttcgtggaacttttagacaaagaagaattagagtccactatgagaagcatttagaactaacattctagcatgagacaatgatttagtgcactgagcacacaagcaagttcatagtttctgagaatcattcacttaagagcaactaaagtcaataatgcattattcaatgagacttcaaaagggttgtaatgttggctaggtaaaacacaaagtaggtggtccctaaggaagactaaggctgcacaaaatttgagtctggtccttcatgaaaaccagagcttaaagcaattgatacttagcacacaagtctctcaacccccatttgtttctgattttttttttgcttggaACTCCACCTCtgccatggagttcatttttcttttctttttggaaCTTCACCAtaccatggagttcattttctcttttgaatttttttttcaatttttttctttggggcaagagacaattgcactttccataaactagctccattaagATTTAAGGACCACAACTTCCCATTGAATCCAACCAATCATCCAGCCCAAATAACAAAGGTAACAAAGAattctccataaggctcaaaagggtcatcTAGGGACAAATATGTTATAAAcaaattctgaagtccaagaaaacctacTAGTCTCAAAAATGCAAGCCTCATAGAGCTACTCTCAAGGGTGAgagaaatgaaacacagaaccaagaagtgcaagtgagtcaggatcctccagggaaattatatagtgaagggtcaaagatggacccttgtggactcacttCAACTCTATCATCAAGACAACAcatagaagaccgaagtctctccctctctttctcaaacatacaatcactccccaaaagaaagcacaaagtatccacttaaaaacattttcaaaaccagcatcatgtgagagAGAAAAACTTGGAAATatgtcatttgagtataaggaataaagaccaaggtataaaagactcAATATAACAACGCATGATAAAATtggataaaaaaaatctataaaagaaaaatatgcaaaaatgcatggactaaaactcagggtaagaaaagaacctccttccaagtgattgagtgctccaagtgttctccactttggcttttatttcctgaaaatcTAGAAGAAgaaacgtaaaacagaaaaagaagatCCTATGTATCAACTTATCAACTCATGACCAAtgaatctaattaaaattaaattcactagCTGATCCATTCTAGGTCAGGTTCACAGAATTCAAAACCTCAAATCATGTTATAATTGATCAGGTCACAACAAGCACTCAGAACAAGAACGAATCAGTTAAATTGataaataggaacaaaacagaaaaagaacatgggttgtctcccattcagccctaagttagagtcttaggtagactatacgTCAAACTCGTAAcataaaccaaaaatcacaaacagtccccggcaacggcgccaaaaacttgttggttaatccgcaagtgtacgaatccacccggtcttaaatatcgaaccacagggattgtgagtgaatagattcggctcaagctttgagtttgaaggtttgttttattgaggcaaacatatgtcgaagtagtaaaaaggaaaaagaaaatataaattcagaaatgaaacagagaatgaaaagaaagaatgatttactttgggttcttgctcaactaatcaattcaagcacatcattctaagcacatgttctcatgaatctctccttgatgttatagcctaagcaactacctatcgatgcctcacatcgataattctttcaaaccaaaagataagcccaattccttgcgtacttaaacatttgtttgaagcataaagattataaagttcaggccaacaaaccccaacccttcctctattccttgtagcaagcatagaagagttaatcccacaacaagtccctaatctataacaaacttccgttctattatagaaaagcataaagctagcacatgttctaacttgaaacataaagcatggatatgggattcaaggaaagaagaagaacatgtgggaaagaacttaagattataacttaaaaggaaaagtcttacaagaaaaccaaagtaaaagaagagagattagccaagcatggcaggAGCCaggcttggctaagaacctgaattataagcttggaagccttctctcactctcctagatgttcctctccttATCCTTTCCTTTATTAATGTTTTGCTCAGAAGTTCTTAACATGCTGAGCAATTCAAGCAGTGTTTTCTCAATTTCGTTCATGTTGTAGTTCATGACGAATTGATTGATGCTATCAGGCAATGATTGCAAGATAAGATCAACAGCCAACCCTTGGCCAAGTGGGAATCCAAGCCTCTCAAGGTTCTCAACATACCCAATCATCTTGAGTACATGAGCCCCTACAGGACTTCCCTCTGCCAGGCTACATTGATAAAGCTTCTTGGAAACCTCAAACCGCTCATGCCTAGCTTTCCCTTGATAGAGCTTCTTCAAGTGCACGATCATATCGTACGCTTCCATGTTCTCATGTTGCTTCTGAAGCTCAGAGTTCATGGAAGCCAGCATGAGAAAGCTAACATCTATAGCATCGTCTTGCAGCTTCTTAAAAGCTGTTTTCTCACGAGCTGGGGCTTCCTCAGCGGGTGGTTCAAGAAGTGCTTCTTCCAGGACATGTTgctttttctcttgcttgagGACTATCCTCAAGTTTCGATACCAGTCAAGAAAATTAGTTCCTGACAACTTTTCCTTCTCAAGGATTGATCGCAACGACAAGTTACTTGATGTGCTCGACATGGTTAtctataaacagaaaaatatgcGTGTAAGgatcaaaataaaaatacttaattacgtcttaaattaaatattttcccACTATTTGACTCATAAAACCTACCCTCCTTGAATCAAGCTTATACATAGTGGGCCAAGATCCATATTTCTCCTATTCTAAAGTCAGCTTTGGCTGATCGCTTAAAAGTAGGTTATTTAGGTAGGAAACTCTTTCCAATTACATCTCATACAACTCTTTGTTAGCTGGGTGAACAACTCTTATTCAAATTCATCTCATGAATTTAAGCCCAACTTATCGCCTCTAGGTCTTACCTAGTTAAGTCAGGCCCAATTAACATAACAGTTGGATATTACCTTTATCCCATCGCGCCTTATTAATATTAACAAGATCACCCTGCTTTGATATACCTTCACTTGTTGATATTAATCTTGACTAGTGTTATTTAATTGGAAGGCATATTGACTTAATATATGTTGAGGGTTTTCCTTAAATACATGAACCATTCATGCACCAAGGATGACGGCTAGGGTTTAACTCTTAAACCCTAATTTTGTGCCCCAAACATGAACTCTTCATGTACTACGTAACGGCAACCTCTATATCTCTCGATCATTAAACGAACAAAAATTAATCATGGTTTAAACAATCGCATATGAAATCAGAACGAAACATTATAGAATATGTACAAAATTAATCATATCAACATATGAATAAAAGTACATATATAAAATAGATCATGTTATGATAAAACATCATTACTCTAAATTTAATCATGCTATCaaccaaaaacatataattgAATATGCATTGAATCATACCatcaataaatataatattaaattcaTGAACTTTTGAATCAAATATCAATACTATCACGTTCAACTGGTAAAATATTCATCCACTCATGCAATTGGATCAATATCCAATTCAGGCATTAAATAAAGAGCACAAATCGCTGTAAATATCTAAAACATGAGCATATATCAAATTGAAAGCATAAAAGAAAATGAACGTGATCAAAGCTGGACAATTTGAAACGTAAATCACGAACATTAACTTGAATTGAATCATGGCAATACATCCAATCATGCATATTGCATAGAAACGTAAGCCATGGGTCATGAACAATTAAGTTGATATACCAAAATCAATATATCAATACTCTTAGTTTCGCAAAGAAAACTGAGATAATTTGACATATAAAATCATAAACATGTATATTGAAAGAATATCAATATATAAAacggaattgttattcagacctcCCCCACCCCTATTTAGACTCCTGAAAAAGTGCAAAACTACTTAAAtacccttaataaaaaaaaatataaaaaaacacaCCACCTcctcacattctctctcctctctccttacctctttccttttactctcaccaccaccaccaccaccaccaccacccacaacCACCGCCACCCCTATGGCGGCCGCCACCACtgctgccgccaccaccgccgccgccgccaccacctccacaAGCTCCATCTTATGTCGTTTTTAAAAAGTGTTACTgtcgttttttattttttttctgcaaataaatgcactttagaagtgcgttacgcacgcactttaaaagtgcgtcGTTAACGCACATATAACGTGCGACGTAAACGCACTTTTAAAGGGTGAATTGCTGTAAATTTGTACATAACTTATGtcagatgatttttaaaaattatgagactccacattaaatcaagttagaatatttggagatttatggtggaataaaaaatgtttgaaattcaaaataaaataccagaTGAAGGAATTTGGCTAAATTACACAAATCTTAGGACCTTCAAAGATGGTGCTAAGTTATGATCGTTagatttttctcttcaactttgcAGTTGGTCGACTTCGCATCCGAGATAAAAAATTGTCCAATTTTCCAAACTGCACCGCTCCTGATTCTAAAGCGACTGCTATAAGGTGTCGGAATTTGGAGATTCTGACTGCATATTTGAGCTCAGAATCCTACTACCTTAACCTAGAAGTGCCAGTCCTAAATTTCTTCCAGAAattaaacaggaaaaaaaaaaagaaatcagtTCGTTTATCTCGCACTGTGAAAAGTGCGACCAAAACACACGTTGAAAGTGTGTGATGGACGCACCTTTCAAGTGCGTGATGGACGCACTTTCCAAGTGTGTTGTGGTCGCACTTCCACAGTGCGAgcgaaactttttcataaaggGCTTTTTCGGATTTTACGAATTTAACAAGGGTCTGAATAGGggtgggggtctgaataacaattccctataTAAAACCACGAACATGTTTCCAATGATTAAACAAATTCAATCTCGAAACCAAAATCACGTCGAATGATTTTATCAAAGCAAAATCAAATGACCCAAAACATGTTTAGCAGgtaaggctctgataccactgaaGGGAATCATGAGGTTGATTACCGCAGCGGAATAAAATTCCCTATATGAGAAGATCTTGCAAAACACATGTTTCAAAGTTCATGTTGCAATCAAACACGTAAAGGAGTAATAAggattacctcttgaagataGTTTTGGCAAACAAAGCATTGGTAACCTTGTCTCTACAGAAGTCCACACGAACTCTCCCACTAGATCTCCCTTGCGGCTCTTTGTACTAGCAGAGGCAAGAGTGTGTAATTTTCTAATTTAGGGTTTGAGCATCTCATGCTCTATTTATAAGCACACACAAGGTGGCTAACCCTAATTCTTATCGGAGCCTTATTGGGCTTATCCAATGGGCTGGTCCAATAAGACATAATTCTAGTGGGCTAATTATATGCGTGTGACCCTATAGGTATCTCTTACATATTTaggttgtaatatttaaatataaatattaagctACTAGTGTATATACCAACACGGAAGACCCACCGGAAGTTGCTGACGTTGATCTCGGGGATGCTGTGGAACAAGAGAAGAAGATATAATGTTAATTTGTTTCGAATAATTGTAATGCTACTTCCTTTTACTTTGTTTGATCGTTATCATTGTACTTTCatctttaattaattagttaAGTTTTACTTCCTTTGTCTATTTTAATGCTTCCCAACGTTTTCTCTCGCTTTCTTCCGCATCCCCTTTAGTTTCTCTGTTTCTGAATTACGTTCAACGACATTAGTGGTATGTtgggtttaactaggacttttgctcagtttttgaactgaggcttttTTCACACCATGTTTCctgtaagatcaggtgtggcctggCCAGCTTTGCTTCGCGaggacttacagttgctcgggtcccaatggtcatataggttgcccgagacttagcctagttagGTTTGCTCGCCCATATCTCGGGGAGGCTGtatggataagaagcttatccgcacccATCGCCAATGAGTGACGGCAAGTTGCGTCAGCTtgtccggagcgatccccagacatcaaggtcgtgttgggatcgccaccttcagggaatttttcccacctaacTCTTGCCGCAATTTAGTGTGATTGAAAtggctggatacaatttttgtattttcaatcagaagttatagtcaacaaactcccgagatggagaacaagaacgtgtctttgtttttactattTAGGCGTTTTttgccaacaaactcccgagatggagaacaagaacgcgtgtctttgtttttaatccGTCAATATTCGTGAGTCGCACTCAGCTGCTCGCCCTCGTGCCAAGCTGGGTTCTTCCTTAAgcttcaactgtaatagtacCTCAAACTCGCCGCATTCCAAGACCGCGGCACCCGCCTCCCATCTAAGCTTTCAAGGTGATAGGCCCCCTTCCCTAATACCTTCAAAATCCTGTAAGGGCCCTCCCAAATTGAGTTTAACTTGTTTCCCGTGTTCCCGGTTCGTTTCTTATGCACCAAATTCCCCTCCTACATCTCCCTTGGGTGAACCTTCGTGTCATATTTCGCTGCAGCTCGCTGCTTCATTGCAGCCTCTCTGATACGAGCCTCGACTCGCGTTTCAGATAACAGGTCTAGTTTCACTGCCATGTTGGAAGGGTTCTCGCCTTCAAACTGCGGTGCCGTCCTCCAAGAGCTGTTGTCGAATGTTGCGTTCTGAAGGGACGTCATCTCGTCTTTCATTGCTAACTCTCACTTGATAGAGTCATTCCCCCGCATAGCTTCACCAAAATATTCTGGCTCTCCAACATCAGTTAACAACAAATAATTCAACGAAAGAGAATACATTTGTGGTGCTTTCGACGTTCTTGTAGATCTCCTCACTTGAGTTATAGGAGTTTCAATTACTGTTGTTGGCTCTTGTTCTAGCTTAACTTTTGGCTACATCACTTTCTGAAATTTCTTCCAATGCCACTCTTTCAGAAAGTTCCAACTGTTTACTTGAACTCATCGATTCTGCAGAAGACCTGTCTTTATAAAACACACTTTCATTAAAAGTGGCATTTCTGCTTCTAATGATTTTCCTGTTTTGTTCATCCCAAAACCTGTAGCCATCCATATCAGACCCATAACCAATAAAGAAACATTTTATGGCCTTGGGGTCCAATTTGTCTCTCCTATCGGAGTCTATGAGAATATAAGAGACACAACCGAAGACTTTCAAATGTGAAAGACTTACCTCCTTTCCATACCATACCTCTTCAGGCAACTGATAATCCAAAGGAACAGATGGTCCCCGATTTATCAGGTAAGTTGTTGTATTAATGGCATCTGCCCAAAACATTTTTGGCAACCTGGACTGGATTCGCATACATCTAGCCCTTTCGTTCTAGGTCATGTTCATTCTTTCCGCGACACAATTTTGCTCAGGTGTACCTGGTATTGTCTTGATCATTCTGATCCCATTTTTTGAACAAAAATTTTTGAACTCCTGGCTGTCATACTCCCCGCGATTATCAGATTTCAGTCTCTTAATCTTCAAGTCTGTCTGATTTTCAACTTCTGTTTTCCACCTTTTAAACACAGAAAACACATCAGATTtaattttgagaaaataaaCCCATACCTTTCTTGTTGAGTCGTCTATGAAGGTGACATAATAGCGTGAGCCTCCAAGAGATTTCACTGGGGCTGGACCCCATACATCTGTATGCACCAGATCgagcttttctgattttgatttcctGCTTGCTTTTGAGAAGCTAACCTTTCTCTGTTTTCCCAAAATGCAATGCTCACAAACACCAAGATCAACATGCTTCAAATTTGACATCTTACCCTTTGATGTCATGATCTTCATTGCCTTTTCACTCATGTGTccaagtctttgatgccatatagATGAGCTATTGACAGCTTCAGTTACTGCTATCATGTCCTCCTCTGCTATTGGAGCCTCGTTTCTTTCCACGAGCTACAACCAGATTGCCTTTCGTCACCTTCCAATCTTCACCTTCCCTTCTTCCAGCGCCATTGCTCCCACTTCTTCCTCTAAACTGAGGATCTATCCCACGAACCTGAAGCTCTAGATACCAGTTGTTGAGAGCAATAAtagaaaggagagaagagagaaaaaaatatcacaCATGAATTTTTAACGTGGTTCGGAACACAATGTGTGTACCTACGTCCATGGCTACACTAGGTAGTAGTATTTCTCTTTGGTGCTAATAGGGTTTACAATGAGGTTCTTATATATAGCAAGAGTAAGACAAACTCTTTCTAATTCTAAGCGATGTAGGACTACAAATATACTACATAACATAataagcatgttccaaataacACAGAGAATATTCCACATTTGCATTGCTCTCACataaaacatgtcattcaattACTTAAGGGACAAGTAAAATTTAGCATGCTCAACCGTTTATCCACAAAATTTGACCCAAAACTTTCCCCGAAATCGCCCTAATCATCATGCATCAATTCTAAGCttcaaaaagtgatttttctccCCCCAAACACACTcccaagctctcggccatacAAGGTTTAAGGGTGAGCCGACATTTTCTTTCACAACAAGCTAATTCCTAGGCACCATGCATCATTACTAGGGCCTAAGAATTGATTAAAACATGCATATACTCATCCAAGGTTCTAGAATCAAAAGTCTCAATTTAAAACTCTAAAACTCAAAATGGTGCTTTCCCTAAAATTGATTCAATACAAGTCAAACTAAAGGTCATTTAAGCAATAAATATAAAGGCACTTAGCATGCATTGAGCTCTAATATGATTAGACACCTAAACGTTGCTAACTTTGGGTATGATCAACTTTTTCATGCAGTAACCATCAACCTACATAGATCAAAGACATAGAGAAGTATTTTGACCGTAGAAATATACTCCAAAGCCTATCAACTCAAAGCTTGGGGCCAATGCTATCCATTGCAAGAGATGATGAAAAGGGAGGTGAAGACGAAGAAGAATAAGACGA
This window harbors:
- the LOC130712788 gene encoding rop guanine nucleotide exchange factor 12-like — translated: MEQMKERFVKLLLGEDMSSGGKGVSSSLALSNAFPNLTAAVISEQKCLEPMLPKRKGRWRKEIDWLLSVTDYVVEMVHTQQKSKDGSSMEIKTTRQQTDLHMNIPALRKLDNMLIDCLDNFKDQNEFYYVSKDADDADKDSSKRKNDDKWWLPTPKVPAEGLSDAVRRFLQYQKDFMNQVLKAAMAINAQTLLEMEIPESYIEPLPKISKKELVST